In Nicotiana tabacum cultivar K326 chromosome 11, ASM71507v2, whole genome shotgun sequence, a single window of DNA contains:
- the LOC142166146 gene encoding uncharacterized protein LOC142166146, with translation MDGYPAEFFKEYWPIIGKEVIKGVQQFFQTGRLLKEINCTTVTLILKVKNPSYVKEFRLIVCCSIMYKIIAKILTNKLKLVVDLLVGPSQSAFIEGRNILDNVIMVHELIKGFTRKLGKELIIYSRCAYGIQRQNVSRTSAISRQHPIQILGSPFVLKENYYPQCMPLVEKTVERIRSWISKFLSYAGRLQLIKSVLNYLWPGSHENTHRAPISWETLCKPKVVGGLNIINYERWNKAALTKLLWAIIAKKDKPWIRWIHCHYIKQNDINTMRSQSRLVRKLFTTREWWANDIPTIESFVQNGKFSIQKAYLHATPRYPKVHWKALVMLTGILPKQQFILWMTIQRRLATVDKLAKWGIRVTHSCVLCGGDIEETHDHLYFECPYSQSLWTEMLEWLSYQRKVENWEDEVQ, from the exons ATGGATGGATACCCAGCTGAGTTCTTTAAGGAATATTGGCCAATCATTGGAAAGGAGGTCATAAAAGGAGTACAACAATTCTTTCAAACTGGCAGACTATTGAAAGAAATTAACTGCACAACTGTTACATTGATTCTGAAGGTGAAAAATCCTAGCTATGTGAAGGAGTTTAGGCTTATTGTCTGTTGCTCAATAATGTACAAGATTATTGCTAAGATACTGACAAATAAGCTTAAACTAGTTGTGGATCTATTGGTTGGACCTTCTCAGTCTGCCTTCATAGAAGGGAGAAATATTCTTGACAATGTCATAATGGTTCATGAATTGATTAAAGG GTTTACAAGAAAACTTGGAAAAGAGCTCATTATATATAGCAGGTGTGCCTATGGAATTCAAAGACAGAATGTTAGCAGAACTTCAGCTATCAGCAGGCAGCATCCCATTCAAATACTTGGGAGTCCCTTTGTCCTCAAGGAAAATTACTATCCACAGTGCATGCCATTAGTTGAGAAGACTGTGGAGAGGATAAGAAGCTGGATATCAAAGTTCTTGTCCTATGCTGGAAGACTACAACTCATTAAGAGTGTCCT GAACTATTTGTGGCCTGGTAGTCATGAAAATACTCACAGAGCTCCTATATCATGGGAAACATTGTGTAAGCCAAAAGTTGTTGGGGGTCTAAACATTATCAATTATGAGAGATGGAACAAAGCTGCTTTGACTAAACTCCTCTGGGCTATAATAGCAAAGAAAGACAAGCCTTGGATTAGATGGATACACTGCCACTATATAAAGCAGAATGATATCAATACAATGAGGTCCCAAAGCAGGCTAGTAAGGAAACTGTTTACAACAAGAGAATGGTGGGCTAATGACATACCAACAATTGAATCCTTTGTTCAGAATGGAAAATTCAGCATTCAGAAGGCTTATCTTCATGCTACTCCAAGGTACCCCAAAGTCCACTGGAAAGCACTAGTCATGTTGACTGGAATACTACCAAAGCAGCAATTCATTTTATGGATGACAATACAAAGAAGGCTGGCCACAGTTGACAAACTAGCAAAGTGGGGAATTCGGGTGACTCACTCTTGTGTACTGTGTGGAGGTGACATAGAAGAAACACATGATCACTTGTATTTCGAGTGTCCATATTCACAGAGCTTATGGACAGAAATGCTAGAATGGTTAAGCTACCAGAGAAAGGTTGAAAACTGGGAAGATGAGGTGCAGTGA
- the LOC107820570 gene encoding LOW QUALITY PROTEIN: pleiotropic drug resistance protein 1-like (The sequence of the model RefSeq protein was modified relative to this genomic sequence to represent the inferred CDS: deleted 1 base in 1 codon; substituted 1 base at 1 genomic stop codon) has product MEPANLNGLRGSSMRGSMRGSLRASTSNSIWRNNGVEVFSRSARDEDDEEALKWAALEKLPTFDRLRKGLLFGSKGAAAEVDINDLGIQERKTLLERLVKVADEDNEKFLLKLKNRIDRVGIDLPSIEVRYEHLNIEADAYVGSRALPTFINFMTNFVETFLNSLHILRSKKRQITILKDVSGMIKPCRMTLLLGPPSSGKTTLLLALAGKLDSALKVTGKVTYNGHELHEFVPQRTAVYISQHDLHIGEMTVRETLEFSARCQGVGSRYEMLAELSRREKAANIKPDPDIDVYMKASATEGQEANVVTDYVLKILGLDICADTMVGDEMIRGISGGQKKRVTTGEMLVGPAKALFMDEISTGLDSSTTFSIVNSLRQSVQLLKGTAVISLLQPAPETYNLFDDIILLSDGYIVYQGPREAVLDFFESMGFKCPERKGVADFLQEVTSKKDQQQYWAKKDEPYRFITSKEFAEAYQSFHVGRKLGDELAIPYDKSKSHPAALSTQKYGIGTKQLLKVCAEREYLLMKRNSFVYIFKLSQLAIMALITMTVFFRTKMPRDDMDDGGIYAGALFFVVVMIMFNGMAEIALTIFKLPVYFKHRDLLFFPSWAYALPTGXWILKIPVTFVEVGLWTFLTYYVMGFDPNVSRLFKQFLILILVHQMASALFRFIGAVGRTMGVASTFGAFALLLQFALGGFILAREDVKKWWIWGYWTSPLMYSVNSILVNEFDGKNWKHIAQGGTEPLGAAVIRARGFFPDAYWYWIGVGALVGFTMVFNLFYSISLAYLNPFGKPQAMISEDSENADSSEGVDSVTEGENKKRGMVLPFEPHSITFDDVVYSVDMPPEMKEQGSTDDRLVLLKGVSGAFRPGVLTALMGVSGAGKTTLMDVLAGRKTGGYIDGSIKISGYPKKQETFARISGYCEQNDIHSPYVTVYESLVYSAWLRLPQDVDENKKKMFVEEVMELVELTPLRSALVGLPGVNGLSTEQRKRLTIAVELVANPSIIFMDEPTSGLDARAAAIVMRAVRNTVDTGRTVVCTIHQPSIDIFEAFDELFLMKRGGQEIYVGPLGRHSCHLIKYFESMPGVSKIKEAYNPATWMLEVTASSQEMMLGVDFADLYKKSDLYKRNKALIVELSTLRPGTKDLHFDTQFSQPFWTQCMACLWKQHWSYWRNPAYTAVRFLFTTFIGLVFGTMFWDLGTKVSQSQDLFNAMGSMYAACLFLGVQNSSSVQPVVAVERTVFYRERAAGMYSAIPYAFGQIVIEIPYVFVQAAFYGLIVYSMIGFEWTAAKFFWYFFFMYFTLLYFTFYGMMTVAISPNQNVASIVAAFFYAAWNLFSGFIVPRPRIPIWWRWYYWACPVAWTLYGLVASQFGDLQNDLQNDLGNNETVEQFLDRYFGFKHDFLGVVAAVIVALPVMFALTFALAIKAFNFQKR; this is encoded by the exons ATGGAGCCGGCGAATCTCAATGGTTTGAGAGGGAGTAGTATGAGAGGAAGTATGAGAGGGAGTTTAAGGGCAAGTACAAGCAACTCAATATGGAGAAATAATGGAGTTGAAGTATTTTCACGTTCAGCACgagatgaagatgatgaagaagctCTAAAATGGGCTGCTTTAGAAAAATTACCAACTTTTGATCGTCTGAGAAAAGGTTTATTGTTTGGATCTAAAGGTGCAGCTGctgaagttgatataaatgatcTCGGAATTCAAGAAAGAAAGACTTTACTTGAAAGGCTTGTCAAAGTTGCGGATGAAGATAATGAGAAGTTCTTGTTGAAACTCAAGAATAGAATTGATAG AGTTGGGATTGATTTGCCATCAATAGAAGTGAGATATGAGCATCTAAATATTGAGGCAGATGCATATGTTGGAAGCAGAGCTTTGCCTACTTTTATCAACTTCATGACCAATTTTGTTGAG aCATTCTTGAATTCTCTTCACATCCTACGTAGTAAAAAGAGGCAAATTACAATTCTCAAAGATGTAAGTGGTATGATTAAACCATGTAGAATGACTTTGCTTTTGGGACCTCCAAGCTCTGGAAAGACTACTTTGTTATTAGCTTTGGCTGGAAAGCTTGATTCTGCTCTAAAG GTTACTGGGAAAGTGACATATAATGGACATGAATTACATGAATTTGTACCACAAAGAACAGCTGTTTATATTAGCCAACATGATTTACATATTGGAGAAATGACAGTAAGAGAAACTTTGGAATTCTCTGCTAGATGCCAAGGAGTTGGCTCTAGATATG AGATGTTGGCTGAATTGTCAAGAAGAGAGAAAGCAGCTAATATCAAACCAGATCCTGATATTGATGTCTATATGAAG GCTTCAGCAACAGAAGGACAGGAAGCCAATGTTGTTACAGATTATGTTCTAAAG ATTTTGGGACTTGACATTTGTGCTGATACTATGGTGGGAGATGAAATGATAAGGGGTATCTCGGGCGGCCAAAAGAAACGTGTAACGACGGGTGAAATGCTTGTTGGACCAGCAAAGGCACTTTTCATGGATGAAATCTCAACTGGATTGGACAGTTCGACGACTTTCTCCATTGTCAATTCTCTAAGACAATCTGTGCAGCTCTTGAAGGGAACTGCTGTGATATCTCTGTTACAACCAGCTCCTGAGACATACAACTTGTTTGACGACATAATTTTGTTATCAGATGGCTACATTGTGTATCAGGGCCCTCGAGAAGCTGTTCTGGACTTCTTTGAATCCATGGGATTCAAATGTCCTGAGAGAAAAGGTGTGGCGGATTTCTTGCAAGAG GTAACATCAAAGAAGGATCAACAACAATATTGGGCCAAGAAGGATGAGCCTTACAGGTTTATCACTTCAAAAGAATTTGCTGAGGCATATCAGTCTTTCCATGTTGGAAGGAAACTTGGCGATGAGCTTGCAATTCCATATGACAAGAGCAAAAGCCACCCTGCTGCTTTGTCTACTCAGAAATATGGTATAGGGACAAAACAACTGTTGAAGGTCTGCGCTGAACGAGAATATCTACTTATGAAGAGGAACTCATTCGTTTACATCTTCAAGCTCAGTCAG CTCGCGATAATGGCACTTATAACAATGACAGTCTTTTTCCGAACCAAGATGCCTCGAGATGATATGGATGATGGAGGGATATATGCTGGTGCTCTCTTTTTCGTGGTCGTTATGATTATGTTTAATGGAATGGCTGAGATCGCTTTGACAATTTTCAAGCTGCCGGTCTACTTCAAGCATAGAGACCTTCTCTTTTTCCCTTCATGGGCTTATGCCCTTCCCACA GGATAATGGATTCTCAAAATCCCTGTAACATTTGTTGAAGTTGGTCTTTGGACGTTCCTTACATATTATGTCATGGGATTTGATCCGAATGTTTCAAG ATTGTTCAAACAATTCTTGATTCTCATACTAGTACACCAGATGGCATCAGCATTGTTCAGATTCATTGGAGCAGTTGGCAGAACAATGGGAGTTGCTAGCACATTTGGAGCATTTGCTCTTCTTTTACAATTTGCATTGGGTGGTTTTATCCTTGCAAGAG AGGATGTGAAGAAATGGTGGATTTGGGGTTACTGGACCTCACCATTGATGTATTCCGTGAATTCAATTCTTGTGAATGAGTTTGATGGGAAGAACTGGAAACAT ATTGCGCAAGGTGGAACCGAACCACTTGGAGCTGCAGTAATAAGAGCTCGGGGATTCTTTCCGGATGCATACTGGTACTGGATAGGTGTTGGGGCACTGGTCGGATTCACAATGGTCTTCAACCTCTTCTACAGTATTTCACTCGCTTACCTGAACC CATTTGGTAAGCCGCAGGCTATGATATCAGAGGACAGTGAGAATGCTGATAGCTCAGAGGGAGTTGATTCTGTTACCGAGGGTGAgaacaagaagaggggaatggTTCTTCCATTTGAACCACATTCCATCACTTTTGACGACGTTGTATACTCTGTTGACATGCCTCCG GAAATGAAAGAGCAAGGTTCAACTGATGATAGATTAGTACTTCTCAAGGGTGTGAGTGGAGCTTTTAGGCCAGGTGTTCTCACAGCTTTAATGGGTGTTAGTGGTGCTGGTAAAACGACATTGATGGACGTGTTGGCTGGACGAAAAACGGGAGGATATATTGATGGCAGCATCAAAATTTCTGGATATCCCAAAAAGCAAGAAACATTTGCACGTATTTCCGGTTACTGTGAGCAAAATGATATCCATTCCCCTTATGTTACAGTTTATGAGTCCTTGGTTTACTCAGCTTGGCTGCGTTTACCTCAAGATGTTGACGAAAACAAGAAAAAG ATGTTTGTTGAGGAAGTTATGGAACTTGTGGAGCTAACGCCGTTAAGATCAGCCTTAGTCGGATTGCCAGGAGTCAATGGTCTATCGACTGAGCAACGTAAAAGGTTAACCATTGCAGTTGAACTGGTAGCAAACCCCTCGATCATTTTCATGGATGAACCAACTTCAGGGCTAGATGCAAGAGCTGCAGCCATTGTCATGAGAGCTGTTAGGAACACCGTCGATACAGGAAGAACCGTTGTCTGTACCATTCATCAGCCTAGCATCGACATTTTCGAAGCCTTTGATGAG CTATTTCTGATGAAACGAGGAGGACAAGAGATATATGTTGGCCCTCTGGGTCGCCATTCTTGCCATTTGATCAAATACTTTGAG TCAATGCCTGGAGTTAGTAAGATAAAGGAGGCTTACAATCCAGCAACTTGGATGTTAGAAGTTACAGCCTCATCTCAAGAAATGATGTTAGGTGTCGACTTTGCTGATTTGTACAAGAAATCAGACCTCTACAAGAGGAACAAAGCCTTGATTGTTGAATTAAGTACGCTTCGTCCTGGTACAAAGGATCTGCATTTTGACACTCAGTTTTCACAGCCTTTCTGGACACAATGTATGGCTTGTCTCTGGAAGCAACACTGGTCCTACTGGCGTAATCCAGCTTATACTGCAGTCAGATTCCTGTTCACAACATTCATCGGACTTGTCTTTGGCACAATGTTCTGGGATCTTGGCACCAAAGT GAGTCAGAGCCAGGATCTTTTCAACGCTATGGGATCCATGTATGCTGCATGTCTCTTCCTTGGTGTTCAAAATTCATCATCAGTCCAGCCCGTTGTAGCCGTTGAGCGTACTGTATTTTACAGAGAAAGAGCTGCTGGAATGTATTCTGCAATACCGTATGCCTTTGGACAG ATTGTCATTGAAATACCTTATGTATTTGTACAAGCTGCTTTCTATGGTCTCATTGTATATTCAATGATTGGATTTGAATGGACTGCTGCCAAGTTCTTTTGGTACTTCTTCTTCATGTACTTCACCCTCTTGTACTTCACCTTCTATGGTATGATGACCGTGGCTATTTCCCCGAATCAAAACGTTGCTTCTATTGTCGCGGCCTTCTTCTATGCAGCATGGAATCTCTTCTCAGGATTCATCGTTCCACGACCT CGTATTCCAATATGGTGGAGATGGTACTACTGGGCATGCCCTGTTGCATGGACCTTATATGGTCTCGTTGCATCACAATTCGGTGACCTACAAAACGACCTACAAAACGATCTTGGCAATAATGAAACTGTGGAACAATTCTTGGATCGTTACTTCGGGTTTAAGCATGATTTTCTTGGCGTAGTCGCAGCTGTGATCGTTGCATTGCCTGTTATGTTTGCCCTCACATTTGCATTGGCAATTAAGGCATTCAACTTCCAGAAAAGATAG